The proteins below come from a single Anolis sagrei isolate rAnoSag1 chromosome 8, rAnoSag1.mat, whole genome shotgun sequence genomic window:
- the LOC137097555 gene encoding zinc finger protein 420-like: MADIKEKAFICLECGKSFTQRGDLKRHQRTHTGEKPYTCLECGKSFARSGNLRLHQRTHTGEKPYTCLECGKSFARSGHLHKHQGIHTGEKPYTCLECGQSFTTSGNLHKHQRIHTGKKPYTCLECGQSFITSGNLLSHQRIHRREKPYTCLKCGQSFTTSGNLRSHQRIHTGEKPYTCLVCGKTFTESGNLRSHQRIHTGEKPYTCLECGKRFTESTGLRRHQRIHTGEKPYKCLECGQSFSGSTGLRSHQRIHTGEKPYTCLECGQSFTKSGNLHRHKRIHTGDKPYTCLDCGKSFVRSSDLSSHQRIHTGEKPYTCLECGKSFAHSSVLHKHQSIHTGEKPYKCLECGKSFTRSGSLRSHQRIHIGEKPYRCLECEKSFTESGSLRLHQKIHAGEKPYTCLECRKSFTHSGSLRLHQRIHTEEKPYTCLECGQSFSTSGKLRLHQRSHTGEKPYTCLECGQSFTKSGHLRSHQRIHTGEKPYKCLECGKGFAQSSNLDSHQRTHSGEKPYKCLECGKSFTQSSNLDSHQRTHTGEKPYTCLECGKSFAQSSNLRSHQRTHWAETL; the protein is encoded by the coding sequence ATGGCTGACATAAAGGAGAAAGCATTCatatgcctggaatgtgggaagagtttcACTCAGAGGGGTGATCTGAAgcgacatcaaaggactcacacgggggagaaaccctatacatgccttgagtgtggaaagagctttgctcgGAGTGGTAATCtacgtttacatcaaaggactcacacgggggagaaaccctatacatgtctggagtgtggaaagagctttgctcgGAGTGGACATCTACATAAACACCAagggattcacactggggagaaaccctatacgtgtctggagtgtgggcagagctttacTACGAGTGGAAATCTACATAAAcaccaaaggattcacactgggaagaaaccatatacatgcctggagtgtgggcagagctttatTACGAGTGGAAATCTactttcacatcaaaggattcacaggagggagaaaccctatacatgcctgaagtgtgggcagagctttactacgagtggaaatctacgttcacatcaaaggattcacactggggagaaaccctatacatgcctggtgTGTGGAAAGACGTTCACtgagagtggaaatctacgttcacatcaaaggattcacactggggaaaaaccctatacatgcctggagtgtggaaagaggttCACTGAGAGTACAggtctacgtagacatcaaaggattcacactggggagaaaccctataaatgcctggagtgtgggcagagcttctctGGGAGtacaggtctacgttcacatcaaaggattcacactggggagaaaccctatacatgcctggagtgtgggcagagcttcactaaAAGTGGAAATCTACATAGACAcaaaaggattcacactggggacaaaccctatacatgcctggactgtggaaagagctttgtTCGGAGTTCTGATCTaagttcacatcaaaggattcacactggggagaaaccttatacatgcctggagtgtggaaagagctttgctcaCAGTTCAGTTCTACATAAACACCAAAgcattcacactggggagaaaccctataaatgcctggagtgtggaaagagctttactaggagtggaagtctacgttcccatcaaaggattcacattggggagaaaccctatagatGCCTGGAGTGTGAgaagagcttcactgagagtggaagtctacgtttACATCAAAAAATTCacgctggggagaaaccctatacatgcctggagtgtagaaagagcttcactcacagtggtagtctacgtttacatcaaaggattcacactgaggagaaaccctatacatgcctggagtgtgggcagagcttctctACGAGTGGAAAACTACGTTTACATCAAAGgagtcacactggggaaaaaccttatacatgcctggagtgtgggcagagctttacTAAGAGTggacatctacgttcacatcaaaggattcacactggagagaaaccctataaatgcctggagtgtggaaagggctttgctcagagttcaaatcttgattcacatcaaaggactcactctggagagaaaccctataaatgcctggagtgtggaaagagcttcactcagagttcaaatctagattcacatcaaaggactcacactggagagaaaccttatacatgtctggagtgtggaaagagctttgctcagagttcaaatctacgttcacatcaaaggactcactggGCAGAAACCCTGTAA